DNA sequence from the Nycticebus coucang isolate mNycCou1 chromosome 23, mNycCou1.pri, whole genome shotgun sequence genome:
tCTTTTTCTAAATTGCAGTTATTTGTATGTCTGCTCTTTTCTAATGCTCTAAAGCTCTGTTATGGTAGGGCCTTTATTCAGTTTGCTCTTTTGTAAAATTGGGCATAATAACAAAACTAACCTCATAGGATTGTGGTGAGGAACAGTGCAAGGGCTGGTTCCTAATTAGGATACCATACATGGTAGctattatagttattttttctttgtatttaattttctcatttaatgatTGTTATGAAGTGTTCATTAAATAGTTGTGAATGAATACAAAACATAGTCCAACAAGatagcacttttattttttagtttgaatTCTGGGTTTTGTATTAGCATGAGGGCAATTTGGGACAAGAAGGCATCTATGTGGAGAGttctgaatgaattaaaaaattgagTACTGGTTGATTTATGGACAAAGTTTACATACTGTATCAGGCACCATTTGGAAGTGGATGTCTCAGTTGCTCTTCTGTGTGGTAGTATGTGTGGTGTTACAGGAAAGGAGTTATTACTCGGAATAGAGTGGAATGTCCCAGAAGAAGAGTCAGACTTGCTGCTTACGTGTTTTTTCCCCCAGTTATTTGGATTCAGATAACTCCTCTTATAAATTACAAATATCTGTAAGAAATATAACCATGTTAAATGTTTTCCTAGAATGGTGCTGCCATAGTAGGTACTGGGTATATATTGAAGATGTGGATTGTAGGAGAAGTAGTAGTGAATAATAATAAGAATGACAACAGTGGCTTGCAGTGTGGAGGGACTTTGTGCTGGGAATGTGCCAAGTGATTTGCATATGTTCTTATTTAATCCCTACAACATCATTATGAAAATAGACGATATCCTCATTTTACCCTAGAGGAAACAGagacacaaaattttttttaataaaactagaaaagagTGGAACTGGGTTTTGTACTAGCTAGTTTTGTTCCCAAACCCACAGCCCTAATCACCATGTTCAGTGATGTATGTGATGGGATTTTCATTGCTGATGTTAAGAAAGTgtagggagaaaggaaagtaaaGAGGAAAAGGCACCGCGAGGCTTTCTCAGAATGTAGAACAAAAGGAGTAAGTGTGAACGTGGTGAAAGTGAGGCAAGGCGAATGCTTTCTAAATCTACAGTAAAAGACGTTGACGTGAAAGTCATACTCCTGGGTCATTGGTGCACATACAGTGTCTAAGGATTCCGAGgtgaaattttagacttaacatCTTCCTTTCAGGAATATTGAAAGAACAATCCCTTTCCCCCCccaatatattgtttttataaccTATACAATTATCTTAGCTTCTGAAGGTAGACTTAATAATAGAACGTCTGGGATTTTTATGGAGCTCTAATTTTTCATTAATAAGAATAATCTTAAAAGTAGCTACATTTTAACCTCAGGTACTCTTGCAGATAATGTGAACTTCTCCcaacaataaaatgtttttttattttccttattaactacctttatttcctttttctctacagCTTCTTCACAAAATAATTGATGGCATTTGTGGCCGAGCTTATCCTCTCTACCAGGATTATCACAGTGTTTGGGAATCAAAAGAATGGATGCATGTTCTAGAAGATATTACCAGATTTTTCAAAACAGTAGTTGGTAAAACTTTATCTGATGAAGAGGTAACTTCACTCCTCATTTCAGTACCTTATAATTAACAATGCTCTTTTTTTCCAAGTTAGTCTTTAGAACATTATATAATACAAGGACCATCATTGGTAAGTAATACATACTCTATAACAACAAAAGCCTCATGATTGTAAGTGGAAAATCTGATAGTGGAAGTTCTGggtttttgtagttttgtttttggtgattttgactattttaattgccaaacatttaaagtatacaaaaaaaaaaaaaacaggaagttaCATAACCAACAACCTACATTCGCATTCCCAGGATCACACAGTTAACATTTCACTCTGTGTGTTCCAGGTTTGTGTGTTTGCTTATTTTAGAAAGAACGCGTTACATGGATAACTTGTGTAATGCTTATCTCCCAACCTGGATCTGCCACCCTCGCCTAGACATCACCACTCTTGAAGGTGGTGGTCATGTTTTGTATTCTATATTATATGTACATTTGACTCTTAAGGAACGTATAGAATTAGGGGAGTTTAAGTGTGTGACTTGTAAATGATAacacatgcatttttaaattgtttcaaatacaacattatattttacatttatcagCAGGTCTAGATCATGTATTTTAACTTTGCATAGTATTTGATGAGAGGAATTAagtaagacatttatttatttccctaCTGACAAACAGTTATATAATTGCTTCTTTCATTATTACAAATCAGGCTGCTGCAAACATATTTATGAGTGTCTCCTTGTGTGTCCTCAGGGCAGACACCTTCAAGTAAAATTTCACCGCTGTGTGATCTGCTCTTCCTCTGAATTGCTGTTGCATCTTTGTCAGAAATCATTTGGGCATACTTGTGTAGGgtgttcacttttttaaaaaagtggagTTATGTGTTcgtcatgtttacttggatgatATTTCAGATATGAGTTCATTGTCAAGTGTAGTTCCCTTGTCTCCTATTATGCGCTttgcctttttattctcttaGTGATGTCTTCTGGTGAACAGATGTTCTACATTTTAATCAAGCccaatttttcaataatttttttgatgactaAAGCTATTAATTTACTGTTTGAGAATTATTTGTGCCAAAGATATGAAGATACTCCATAAGATGTTTTCTTACGTAAGCTGGATTGCTTTATCTTTCACATTTATGTCACTGATgcattttgaattaatatttgcATATGGAGTGGGGGTCAAGTTCAGATTGCTCCATTTGAATATCCAGTTGatctaacaccatttattgaagtgACCATCCTTTCCCCATAAGATTGCTGTGCTGTTCTAAATCAGACGGCCACATTTATGTCGGTCTGTATCTGGATTCTTCGTTGTATTTCATTagcctattttttaatatttgacaataCTATACTCTTAATTACTGTGGAATTAAAACTACCTTAAGTCTTAATATGTGATAGTAGAAGACCTTCAACCTCATGACTCtttgccttggctatttgaggtcctctgtatttttgtgtatgttgtaGAATAAATTTATCAATTTAACCAAAAACCTGGGGGAACTTTGATAGAGGTAGCACTGAATCTTTAGATCATTTCAGGGGAGAATTCACATCTTAGCAATATTTAGCTTTCAAATCCATGAACGTGGGGCAGCCTGCCAGTTACTTATACTAGGTTCAGTTTCTCTctctaatattttatagttttcactgCAGAGATCTTGCAAATATTTTAGTAAATGTATTTCTAAGTAAATGATGTTTTtatgttctctattttttttcagtttatatttttagattttttgagGGGGGAGGGAGATTGTAggcaatcattttctttttaaattttaacaccatttatttctttttcttacctacgGCACTGTAggcaatcattttctttttaaattttaataccttttatttctttttcttacctattGCACTGGCAAACATCTTCAGacagttgattttctttttttaaatagtgataGAAGACGTGCCTGTTCCTAATGTTAGAGAGAAAgtgttcactatttttttttgataaaagtaaatatacatGTAATTGGAATCTCaaagaagataagaaaatggagtagaaaaatattcaaaaaataataacaaacactTCCCAAATGTAATAAAAATCAGCAATTTGCAGACACAAGATGCTAGGTGAACACTTTAGGATGTTAACTCTTTGATTTTATAGATACCCATTATCAGATTAAAGATGTTTCCTACAATCCTAACTTTGCTGAGAATTTCTtcctgtatttattattttttctcctttattttgttaatgtgatTTTCAAATACAATTCTGCACCTGCATTACCAGAATAAACCTCACTGGATCATGTGGGATTATCTTTGATGTGATATATTTCTTGATTTAGACTAGTATTTTGTTTAAGATTTGTGCACCTATGTATGTGTGATATTGGcctatttttttccatccctatAATACTCTTGTCAAGGTGTTATGTTTTTTTCTGGCCTTTTGGAATGAATTGggatttgtttcctttttgtgtgtgttttctactTTCTCTGTTTAGTACTAAGTTACTTAATTTTCAGCTATTTGGAAATTTTTTGGTTGTCTTTTCTTGTCAGTTGTGACCTAATTACACGGtggtaaaaaatataaacaatgttgTTTCAGTCTTTTCAGATCTGTCATGATTTGCTACAATGGCTCAGCATATGGTACATTTTGTGAATGTTCCACATGCatttgaaaataatgtgtattttataattttacagttGCTGGTGTCATGTTCTACATACTGATCAGGTTAAATAGAAAGTGTTTGTCAATTCTTTTACATCTTTACCaatttctttgtctctctgtgcCAGTTATTGAGAGTTGTGTAGATTTatccttttccctttttagtaCTGCCAAGTTTGCTGCtctagatattttgaaataatgctGTTAGGTGCGCACAGACCCGTGATTGCTGTGCGTTTCTATTGAATGGCCCCCTTGCCTCCTTCTCTGTTCCTTTTAATACTTACTGCCCACGGTTTCATTGTCTGATATCAtgatacaggttgagcatcccttaTTTGAAATGCTCGGGGCATTtcggattttggattttttcatattttagaatgTTTGCATTATACTTACCAGAAAATCCGAAGTGTTCTAGTGCGCATTCCTTTGAGCATCCTGTCTGCGCTCAGGAAGGGTCTGGTTGCAGGACTGGGCACCTCTGCCTGCGTTGCTGGACCACTCTGAAGCTCTCTGGGTGTCCTCACTTCCATGCTGCTTCATCAGGCACCTTTTTtctatacttttcattttatagaaattcCTTAAAGCTTATTTGCTGGTTACTTGTTCTCATTCTTTTTGGTAGTTATGGgagtatttctcttcttttctttcgcTATCTTTAAAAGGTGTGCAAGAGGAGAGTGGAACTatgcttttacattttaaacagtcccttttgtttattttttaaccatttatttttaatttcatagatACTTCAGCAGTTGAACCAGGTGAACTCATTTCATCAAGAAGCAATCATGAAATGCTTGAAAAGCAGGAAAGACGAGCTCAAGCAGGCTCTGTCAGGAGAAATAGTCGATATTTCCTCGGCACAGCTGCAGGACTTTGATTGGCAGTTAAAGGTGAGAATCTATTTATGGATATGTgtgttttggatttcattttttgGATATAGAGAAATATTcctttttataataatatgtatttatgatttgTTGTTCTGAGAATATAGTGTCTCAAGTAAATAACAAAgatctattaaattaaaatttctgcaTTGACTTGGATATAACTACACTACAGACATCCACATCCTGTGTATGAGAACATTACATTGATAACCTTAACTAGATCTGTAAATCATTAAATATCATAAATGGTGGGTTAGTATATATCCAACATTATTTTTGGCTGCTGCTTCTGAGACTTCATAGCTTTCTTGAGATTGGTAAATGTGATTCTGCTTCTAGGAGGAAAATCTGTAATATGTTATGAAAACACAAGttctgaaaacattttgaagGGAGAATCATGACAAGTAGGGTTCATAAGTAACAATTTCAGAccaacttttctttcttgattttagCACGACCTTGGATTAAATGTCTTACGTTGTCTTTGTggattaaatagaaaaaaatgtgggaaaataaTGTAGCAGATGGATTTATAATTGGATAAATAACCACCCAAAGACATGAATTTGTATTAGCTGAGAAGGTTTCCCAGGCTCTTGTCTTGGTCTAGTCTTCtgtaacatttttatgaatattgTGCTTATCAAATCTGAGGGTTATACAAAACTAGAGATATGAACAtgtaatataaatatgtaataaaaatttaaaattattttatagctaGTTGCAGTGATAgactaaataaagcaaataattcaATCAGGGATAACCTAAGTAgaggatttttaatttaaataaaggttttatattttcatatatatacaaGATGAGGGAGAGATTAATACTGTGTAGTCGCATATGTGAGAAATATTAGTggttttgtttcaccaaaggtgTAGCTTGACTGATGTTGAGTTACTCTTGTGTTTTGTTGGTAGAAATTCACTTCTTCAAGGAAGAGATAATTCTAATATGTTCTGTCCAACCATTACATCTTTTTAGTtagtttaataattattttggaacccaacaagaaaagaatgacCAAGGACTTAAAGTCATGGTTGGTGAAATTTCTTTGGAACACTGAGACCATGTtcctggaaaagacaaaacctagGAGAAGCGTGACACTGTGAAGGACCAGAGGTCGTATGGACGGGGGAATACATGCAGGTTTTGTGGCTCCAGAGACTAGGAGAAAGGCTGAGTAAATCATTTGCAAAAGATGGATTTGAATTTAACCCAGGGAAGAACTTTTTAATAACCAGAAGTATCTGGAAATTATTTTAACCCTTTCTTGACGTACCATTAGTGATATTCAAGCATAGGCTAAGAAACCATTTATTGGAAATATTAAGGGGAAGAATTATCCCTATGGTGGACAACCTGAACGTGATACATCAAAATATGACATATTACAAGTCCCATTTTGGGGTaagagaagggaggagacagGTGAGGATTTAATTTTGTAGTGTGTTGACCACAAGGGAGATACTTTGAGGATTTTGTTAGGGAAGGTGTCTTTGTGTAAGTCATGTTTTGCAAGTGGTAGCACTCTAAACAAAAATTCTGTTATTGTGGAGCTTTCTGGCTCAGATTCCAGGAAAATTGAATTTCCCTTTGCTATCTGCCAATGAAGCTATGgtgtttgtttaaaaaagtaTTAGTAACAAAAGAACCAAATATTTTGGTTCTTCCAGTTCCCCTAGGATAAACTTTAGAGACGAAACTAAGAAGTGAGGTGCACGTGTTGAGGTTTTTGTTCTTGAGTGGCTTTAATTGAAGGACTTGATAACATGCTTGTCAGTAGTTTGGTAGGTAGCTGACCATGAATTAAGCATGTGATTCCTGAGAGGTTACCAGGATTTTTAGTCTTATTTATCTGTATACGTGATGTTTATCTTCTTGGTCTCTTCTGTCTTCCTTAAGAATTCTCTCTGTTGTTGCCTTGGGTCCATTAAGTACCTCCCAGACATGACCCTGAGCTAGCCGTTTCTGACACAGAACTGTTGACAGCTTGTCTTTTTTCCTACCCACTTCCTCCCTTCTTTGAATATGTGAAGAATATTTGAAGATTGAACATGgtttaatttatttctactatCTTTCCCTGTACTTGACAGCAAACAGGAAAATGTACTATTATTAAGTTCTGATGCATATTTAACATAGTTATTTTTACTACTTATTAATTactcttttcctcattttaaacAGCTTGCACTTTCCAGTGACAAGATTGCTACATTACAAATGCCACTTGTAAATCTTCATCTCGATGTAAAAGAAAATGGCGAAGTAAAACCGTATTCTGTTGAAATGAGTAAAGAAGAGCTGCAGAATCTAATAAATTCCTTGGAAGCAGCTAATAAGGTCCTTGGTTTAATTTTGTCatatgatttaaatatttaagttttgaTTGATAGTCTTAGAGCCCTTTAAGAAAAACTTACAATAAGTTCACTAttaatgttgctttttttcctctGATAGTTTGTGTTAAGCACAGAAAATACTTTGTTATCTGATCTCTGGCTTTAAATATTAGTTATAACTTGTCATGTTTATTTACTTAGTTTTGAGCATAATATTTCAAACAGTTATTTTTGAAGGAATACTACTGCTATTGTAACAgctcaatttgtttttctttagtgctcatcagtgataaaaataaaaattttaccttGAGACCATGAAATTAATTGATTCTGTAgagtttttatgattttaaaaaatgatgatccTGAAAGGAAATGGCTTATTTAACTggacaaataatagaaaattgcttttataattctttaagaatgggagaaaaaatatgGCTTGTCTTTATTATGACAAAACTAATGAGTCtccaaaaattttacatttacaatGGAGTATGTAAATAATAGTGACGGTAGAAACTTGCTGTGAGGAAGGAATGAAAGTAACTATCTTCGTATGCGAATGTCCCTTCGTTATTGCTGAGCATTATCTCCAGTGATGTGGTCTCAGTGATTAAGTCTCAGGTTT
Encoded proteins:
- the COMMD8 gene encoding COMM domain-containing protein 8, with amino-acid sequence MEPEEGTPLWRLQKLPAELGPQLLHKIIDGICGRAYPLYQDYHSVWESKEWMHVLEDITRFFKTVVGKTLSDEEILQQLNQVNSFHQEAIMKCLKSRKDELKQALSGEIVDISSAQLQDFDWQLKLALSSDKIATLQMPLVNLHLDVKENGEVKPYSVEMSKEELQNLINSLEAANKVVRQLK